A window of the Pseudoalteromonas sp. A25 genome harbors these coding sequences:
- the greA gene encoding transcription elongation factor GreA translates to MQSIPMTVRGEQLLREELNHLKSVVRPQIVADIAEAREHGDLKENAEYHAAREQQGFCEGRIQEIEAKLSTSQVIDVTKIPNNGKVIFGATVTICNVDTDEEVKYRIVGDDEADIKNNLISVNSPIARGLIGKELDDTANIQTPNGAVEYEIIEVEYI, encoded by the coding sequence ATGCAATCAATTCCGATGACAGTACGAGGCGAGCAGTTGCTTCGTGAAGAACTAAACCATTTAAAATCGGTTGTTCGCCCCCAAATTGTTGCCGATATCGCTGAAGCACGTGAACACGGTGACCTAAAGGAAAACGCTGAATATCACGCAGCGCGCGAGCAACAGGGTTTTTGTGAAGGCCGTATCCAAGAGATTGAAGCTAAGCTTTCAACCTCTCAAGTGATCGATGTAACCAAAATACCAAATAATGGCAAAGTGATTTTTGGCGCAACAGTGACTATTTGTAATGTAGACACTGACGAAGAGGTGAAATATCGCATTGTTGGTGACGACGAAGCAGATATTAAGAACAACCTAATTTCAGTCAACTCGCCGATTGCAAGAGGTTTAATTGGTAAAGAACTAGATGATACCGCTAACATTCAAACACCAAATGGTGCTGTAGAGTATGAGATCATCGAAGTTGAGTATATCTAG
- a CDS encoding rhomboid family intramembrane serine protease, with protein sequence MLKRFNRNNFKFVTAMLAVMWLVHIFTSVTSIPLTQFGLVPLSQSRLYGIITYPFIHSDWQHLIGNTLGLLISGFLASQLTYFKRATAVIFVLTGLLVWLFASYANHIGASGIVMGYFGFIMGSAVFRRNIVSFVIAAALLAITHYFQINLFGTLFSFDATTSVSSHLFGFISGVIAAYLFRCANFGVDKK encoded by the coding sequence ATGCTAAAGCGTTTTAACCGAAATAACTTTAAGTTTGTTACTGCCATGCTAGCAGTTATGTGGCTCGTGCATATATTTACTAGCGTTACTAGCATACCGTTGACCCAGTTTGGCCTGGTGCCACTGAGTCAATCTCGGCTCTATGGGATAATTACATACCCTTTTATCCACAGTGATTGGCAACACTTAATTGGTAATACGTTGGGCTTATTGATTAGTGGTTTTTTGGCAAGCCAGCTGACTTACTTCAAACGCGCTACAGCCGTCATTTTCGTGTTGACTGGCTTGTTAGTGTGGTTATTTGCTAGTTATGCAAACCACATTGGCGCTTCGGGGATTGTGATGGGTTACTTTGGCTTTATTATGGGTAGTGCGGTGTTTAGACGCAATATAGTGAGCTTTGTTATCGCAGCTGCACTACTAGCTATTACGCACTATTTTCAGATTAATTTATTTGGCACTTTATTTTCTTTTGATGCCACCACGAGTGTTTCAAGTCATTTATTTGGCTTTATTAGCGGAGTAATAGCAGCGTATTTATTTAGGTGTGCAAATTTTGGAGTGGATAAAAAGTAA
- a CDS encoding L-serine ammonia-lyase: MISAFDMFSIGIGPSSSHTVGPMRASRLFVKDLQDKGLLAQTTEVKVELFGSLGQTGIGHGSGKAVILGLAGYDPETIDADAVPDILEKIEQEQVIYLDQSHKVKFPKQGAIVFHRRKTLPKHSNAMEVVALNGKDKVHSQIYYSIGGGFIVTDEQFEQEKQAALDIREQNPAPYLFDSAEQLLDLCKESGLSVSSLMMANEKTLRPVSEIKAELFNIWQVMKACIERGIRTEGILPGGLKVKRRAPSLYLKLNVENSNDPLRAMDWVDLFALAVNEENAAGGRVVTAPTNGAAGILPAVLMYYHTFIKEVDEEIATRYLLTAAAIGILYKKNASISGAEVGCQGEVGVACSMAAGALTEIMGGNVVNVENAAEIGMEHNLGLTCDPVGGLVQVPCIERNAMGAVKAINASRLAMRGTGEQKVSLDKVIKTMLDTGNDMKTKYKETARGGLAVNIIEC; this comes from the coding sequence ATGATTAGTGCATTTGATATGTTTAGTATCGGTATTGGCCCCTCGTCGTCGCATACCGTTGGTCCAATGCGCGCTTCAAGACTGTTTGTAAAAGATTTGCAAGATAAAGGCTTGTTGGCACAAACCACTGAAGTAAAAGTAGAACTGTTTGGTTCATTAGGTCAAACAGGCATTGGTCACGGTTCTGGTAAAGCCGTTATACTCGGGCTTGCGGGCTACGACCCAGAAACCATCGATGCCGACGCCGTTCCTGATATTTTAGAAAAAATAGAACAAGAACAAGTTATTTATTTAGATCAAAGCCATAAAGTAAAATTTCCAAAGCAAGGCGCTATTGTATTTCATCGCAGAAAAACACTACCTAAACATTCAAACGCAATGGAAGTGGTCGCCCTAAATGGTAAAGACAAAGTACACAGCCAAATTTATTATTCAATTGGCGGTGGCTTTATCGTCACAGACGAACAGTTTGAGCAAGAGAAACAAGCTGCGCTCGATATCCGCGAGCAAAACCCAGCGCCTTACCTTTTCGATAGTGCTGAGCAGCTTTTAGATTTATGCAAAGAGTCTGGCTTAAGTGTGTCTTCGCTAATGATGGCTAACGAAAAAACATTAAGACCGGTTTCAGAAATAAAAGCAGAACTTTTTAATATTTGGCAAGTGATGAAAGCGTGTATCGAGCGTGGGATCCGTACCGAAGGTATTTTACCAGGTGGGTTAAAAGTAAAACGTCGTGCACCGAGTTTGTACTTAAAATTAAATGTTGAAAATAGCAATGACCCGCTTCGAGCTATGGACTGGGTGGATCTGTTTGCGCTAGCGGTGAATGAAGAAAATGCCGCCGGTGGCCGTGTGGTTACTGCACCAACAAATGGTGCGGCTGGTATCCTGCCAGCAGTACTCATGTACTACCACACCTTTATCAAAGAGGTTGATGAGGAAATAGCGACTCGCTACCTACTTACTGCCGCTGCAATCGGTATTTTATATAAAAAGAATGCCTCAATTTCTGGTGCAGAAGTTGGCTGTCAAGGCGAGGTAGGCGTTGCTTGTTCAATGGCTGCGGGAGCTTTAACAGAGATCATGGGAGGTAATGTGGTCAATGTTGAGAATGCAGCAGAAATAGGTATGGAGCACAATTTAGGACTGACCTGCGACCCTGTTGGTGGCTTAGTGCAAGTCCCTTGTATCGAACGTAACGCAATGGGCGCAGTAAAAGCGATTAATGCCTCACGTCTTGCTATGCGTGGCACGGGTGAGCAAAAAGTATCACTGGATAAAGTAATTAAAACCATGCTCGATACTGGCAATGATATGAAAACCAAATATAAAGAAACCGCTCGAGGCGGCTTAGCAGTAAATATCATTGAGTGTTAA